A segment of the Echinicola strongylocentroti genome:
CTGTTTTACCAAAGCCCTGAGACTTTCTTCATGGATATGGGGAAGGTCCACGGCGACCACTAGCCAGGATTTGTCCGGATGCTGGTGGTGAGCGGATAGAATCCCGTTAAGCGGACCCTTAAATTGGTCTTCATCGATGATATGGTTTAGCCCAGAATTGATGATGTTCTCTTGGTCAGCTCTACAGCTGATAAAGGTTTTGGGGCACAGTTCTCTTAGGGTATGGTATAAGTAGGATCGGTGGTTGGTGCGATAATATTGCAGTTCACCTTTGTCTTGCCCCATTCGGCTACTTTTGCCTCCTGCCAAAACAAGTCCGTACAAGTTATCTGTTGAATGCATTTTTTCCTCCTTCTTTGGCCATTAGTTTTGTTTCTGAGATATTGATATCGTGGGTAAGCGCCTTGCACATGTCATAAATGGTAAGCGCCGCCACGCTG
Coding sequences within it:
- a CDS encoding NTP transferase domain-containing protein, whose protein sequence is MHSTDNLYGLVLAGGKSSRMGQDKGELQYYRTNHRSYLYHTLRELCPKTFISCRADQENIINSGLNHIIDEDQFKGPLNGILSAHHQHPDKSWLVVAVDLPHIHEESLRALVKQRQPQKHATVYATHESKLPEPLIGIWEPKGLVDAKKFMNESGKSCPRKFLMNADVHLIYPENDLELFNANFPEDYEMAKSRIGEN